The window CACCATCACATGCTCCACCTCTGCAATCGTGTGACGGGTGGCATCCTTTGGTCGAACATGCACCTGTTGTTCTGGCTCTCGCTGTTCCCGTTCGTGACCGGCTGGATGGGCGAGAATCATTTCCATGCATTGCCCTCGGCGCTTTATGGATGCGTGCTCCTGGCCGCGGCCATTGCGTACTGGATTCTTCAGCAGGCGATCATCCGAGCTCAAGGCATGGCTTCCCCGCTGCGGACCGCGGTTGGCCGGGACTGGAAGGGGAAACTCTCACCGATTCTCTATTTCTCGGCCATTCTGCTTTCCCTGGTCCGGCCATGGATGGCGCAAACGCTGTATGTGGTTGTTGCGCTCATCTGGCTTGTGCCCGACCGTCGCATTGAACGGACCATGAAGGCGGAGACGGAGTGACCCCTTGAAGGGACTGGGCTCGCTTTCCCGGATGCATTGTTGTGTTTCGCCCCAGAACCGACGCGCGTTTCCCATGAAGATCAAGATCCGCACCGGAATCCGCCTGATCGACTTTGCCCTGCCGTTGGCGGTTGCCGCTCGTGCGCAGTCAAGTGGTTATTGCAAGCCGGCCCTGGAGCACAAGGGCTCCTGGTCGCTCATCATGGTGCCCGACATGCAGCCCGCGACCAACATCGAGCTGGTACTCTGCGGACACATTTCCGGAGAGGGTTACTGTCAGGATCTCAACGTCGCCGGCAAGCCCGTCCGTCAGGTGCGTCTTTGACGCGCAGAGCGAGTTTGAAATGAAGTTCCAGTGACTGCGCGACCTGCGGTCGGCACGGCGTGCGTTTTCGGCACGGGAATTGGTTTTGCAGCAATGGTGCCCTGAAACGATTTCCAGGAGCAGGGGCGTCCCCGGAGATGGGGGACGCCCTTGACACCGGCACAAGGCGGACATTCTCATTTCATTAAGATGCTGAATAAGTATGCAATCCGCGGGCAGGCTGTCCGTGACCGGATCATTGCCATCACGATGGCGTGGGTGTGGCTGACCTTTCCCACCATCCTGGGAGCCTGGACCCGGGCGTCGCACGGGATGCTGGCGGCGAGCGCGGCGAAGGAGGCGAAGGCCTTCGAGGCTTATGCGTCCATGCACGGATTGATCCCCCATGTGGTGCAGGCGGTGCAGGATGCGGACAATGAATCCGAAAAGGTTTTCACCGCGGATCTGGCGAAATCGTTTGCTGGCGTCCGCATGATCACGGGGGATGACCCGACGAAAGTGCAGCACACCTCGCCGGTGCTCGCCTACCATCTGCCGGATGACACGCGCCTGCACAATGCGCTCGAGTGCCTCAAGATCGCCCACGGGCTCAGGCTGGTCGCCGCCACAGAAGCGGAGCACCGGGCGGCGATGCGGATTTTTGGCGACGGTCTGCACCTGGTGCAGGATTACTTTGCCCACCTCAATGCGCCGGGTCGGGGCAGTACGGGGTTTTCCCACGGAGTTGGCAACCTGATAGACACCGACGGGGATGGTACCCCGGACACGCCTGCGGGCCGGGTGGTCGACAACGTGACCTGGGACTGCCACTCCGATCGTGGCAACGACCTCGTCCCGGTGCATCTCAGGGTGATCAACTACTTTTACTCCCCCTTCTGGCACAAGTATCCGGCCAAGGAGCAAACCTGGCGCTACCAGGCTGCGCTCAATGCCGGGATTGAATACATGGAATGCTACCTGGCTGAGGACGGCCCGGTTCGATTCAGGAGGGTTCTGTCAGACGGCTATGTCGAGCGTGGCGGAGTGCGGACTTGGTTGGATTTGATCACGCATATTGCCGTGGACAACAGGGAGCCCGCCTGCCAGCTGGCAGGCGAATGGCAGAACGTCACGAGGCCGGGCTGCTTCATGAGCGATTGCGCGCTGGCCACTGTGAAGAGTGCAGCGACGTCGGCAACCTGGGCGATCGCCGTCCCGCTCGACGGTCACTACGATATTTATCTGCGCTGGCCTCAGGACTCTCATCTTGCCCGGCGGGCCGATGTGGTGGTTGTGCATGGCGGGAAATCTCACGCGCAGTCCGTGAATCAGCGGATCAACGCGAACCGCTGGAACGGCCTGGGTCGATTCGACCTGATCAAGGGCGAAAGAATAACGGTCTCTCTGGCCGCCCGCGTGGGCGACATCATTGCCGCTGATGCCGTCATGCTGGTTCGCGCGGCTGAATGAGTTTCCCCTGCCTTGAGGCGGGCTTCATGACAATGACGCGCGCACCGGGAGCGCCGGCGGAATTCCGAGGGATCCGGACTAATCCTTGCGCTCCGTGTCGATCCAGAGCGTGACCGGGCCGTCGTTCACCAGGGACACGTCCATGTGCGCGCCGAATTCTCCGCGAGCCACCGGCCGGCCGGCGGCCCCGGAGAGTTGTTCGATGAACCTATCGTAGAGCCTCCGGCCGAGATCCGGCGATGCGGCGTTGTTGAACGAAGGTCGCGTGCCCTTGCGGGTGCTGGCGAAGAGCGTGAACTGACTGACCACCAGCAGGCCGCCATCCACGTCGACGACGGACAGGTTCATCTGGCCGGCCGGATCGGAAAAAACCCGCAGCGATGCGATCTTTCGGGCGAGCCAGTCGCCATCGGCCTCCGTGTCCCGCGGCCCGACGCCCAGAAGGATGAGGAGTCCGGTGCCGGGGATTTCCCCAACCGTGCGTCCGTCGACGCACACACGGGCGGAGGAGACGCGCTGCACGACGGCTCGCATGGACGCAGGCTCCTAGACGGCGTGCCGGTCAATGAGTTCCCGGACCTTGCCCGCGTCGGCCTGCAGCAGGGTCCTGACAAGGGGACGCGACTTCAGCTCCTCCAGGCTCGGATGCGTGGGCTCGATACCGATTGCGGCGCGGATCGTCTCCGGAAACTTCGCCGGGCTCGCGGTCGAAAGAACGACACTGGGGCGGTCCGCGGCGAGGTCCTTGAAGCCGCAGGCGGTGTGCGGATCGACGATGTAGTTGAACTTTCGATACACGTCGGACACAATTCCCGCAATCTCCGCATCGGTGCAGCGGGAGGCTGTGAACGTGTCGCGGTCAAAGTTGTCGAAGCGGTGGCGCCCCGTGTTCTTGAATTCCCGCATGATTTCGCGAACACGGGCGGGATCGCGGCCGACCTGGAAATAGAGGAAGCGCTCGAAATTCGACGATACCTGGATGTCCATCGACGGGGCGAGGCTCGGGCGGACATCGGTGACGTGATAATCCCCGGTGGTGAAGAGCTGGTAGAGGATGTCGTTTTGATTCGTGGCCACCCGGAATCCGCGAAGCGGCACGCCCATCTTTTGAAGCATCCAGCCTGCGAGCACGTTCCCGAAATTACCCGTTGGCACGACAAACTCTGCCTCCGCCTGCGCTCGGGCCGGCAGCCGGAGCCAGGCGTAAAGATAGTAAACACATTGGGCGAGTATGCGGGCCAGGTTGATCGAATTGACCGCCGAGAGCCGGTGGCGCATCCGAAACTCCTGGTCCCCCAGCAGCTCCTTGACGATGGACTGGGCGTCGTCGAAGGTCCCCTTGATCGCGATTGCGTGAACATTTGCCGCGCCGGTGCAGGCCATCTGGCGCTCCTGAAGCGGTGAGGTGCGGCCCTCGGGGTAGAGAATGAATATGGCGGTGCCGGGTTTTCCGAGCAGGCCGTGAATCGCCGCGGAACCGGTGTCGCCCGAGGTTGCTCCGAGGACATTGATGCTCTGGCCGCGGTCACGGCACTGCTGCTCGTAGAGGTTTCCCAGCAACTGCAGCGCGAAATCCTTGAATGCGAGGGTGGGGCCGTGAAACAGCTCGAGGACGAACAGGTTTTCGTTCAGGCGCACAAGCGGGGCAATGTCCGCGTGTGAAAATCCGGAGTAGCTGCGCCCGACGAGAGAGCGGAGTGTCGCCTCGGGAATGTCCGTGGCGAAATGCCGGAGGAACTCGAAGCAGAGCGATGCGTAGTCGAGTCGCGCCCATTCCTTCAGGTTTTCAGCCGTGAATTGCGGCAGCGTTTCGGGAAGAAAGAGACCGCCATCGGGGGCGAGCCCCGTGGCCACGGCATCGCTGAAGCCCAGGCGAGGAGTCTGTCCGCGTGTCGATAGGTAGCGCATCCCAGATGTCCGCAGGTCGTTATGGTGCGATGGCGATCGTACGGCGCTCGACCGGCGGATGTGGATCGGCTTACGCCTTGTCGAGTCCGAAGGCGGTGTGGGCGACCCGGGCCGCGTCGTCGGCGCGGGACTGATCAATGACCACCGAGATCTTGATCTCGGAGGTGCTGATCAGCTCGATGTTGATGCCCGCGTCGGCCAGCGACTGAAACAGCGTCGCGGCGACGCCGCTGTGCGTTCGCATGCCCACGCCGACAACGGAGAGCTTGGCGATGTTGTCGAGAATGGTGACCGTTCCGCCCCCGATCGAAGCGAGAATGGGCTCGAGCGCCCTCTGCGCCTTCTGGGTGTCGGTCCGCGGAACCGTGAACGTGAGATTGGCCACTCCCTGGCGGCCGATGTTCTGGACGATCATGTCGACCAGGACGGATGCGTCCGACAGCGCGCGGAAAACGCGCGCAGCGGATCCCGGCTTGTCCAGGATGTTGCTGACGACGACCTTGGCCTGGTCCTTGTCGACGGCGACGCCGCGGACAACGACACGTTCCATATAAGCGACTTCTTCTTTCACGATGGTACCCGGGTTGTGGTTAAAGGAGGATCGAACTTCGAAAACGACGCCGTATTTTTTTGCGAACTCGACGCTGCGCGACTGCATGACCTTGCTGCCGCTGGAGGCGAGCTCGAGCATCTCGTCGTAGGAGATCTCGTCGAGCTTGCGCGCAGTCTTCACGACCCGAGGATCGGCGGTGTAGACGCCGTCGACATCGGTGTAGATCTCGCACTTGTCGGCCTTCAACGCGGCCGCCAGGGCGATTGCGGTCAGATCCGAACCCCCGCGACCCAGGGTGGTGACCTGACCGTCATCGTTGATGCCCTGGAAGCCGGCGACGATGACGACGCGTCCCGCCTTGAGATCCTTTTCGACAGACTGCGGGTTGATGGTCCGGATCTTGGCCTTGGTGTGCACCTTGTCCGTGAAGATGCCGGCCTGCGCGCCCGTGTAGCTCACGGCATCAACGCCCACGCCGTGCAGCGCGATGGCCGTCAGCGCGATCGTCTCCTGCTCGCCGACCGCGAGCAGTTGGTCGAGCTCGCGATCCGCTGGCACGGGCGTCAGCGCCTTGGCGCGGGCGATAAGTTCATTGGTGACTCCGGCGCGGGCGGAGACCACGACGACGAGTTGGTTGCCTTCGTCGCGCGAAGCCTTGACGCGTTCGGCGACCTTCTTGATGCGTTCGACGTCACCGACGGAGGTGCCGCCATACTTTTGTACAATGCGAGCCATGGATGAAACGTTGGGCCGTGAAAATCGATGGGCGGAGGTTATTCGGAAAAATCGCCGATTCGCAGGAGCAGGGGCTTTTCCAGGACACTCTTCAGGCGGGCGATGGCGGCGAGCGTTGAACGCATGGCCTTCTCGTTGCTCTCATGCGTGGTGAGGATCAGCGATGCCGCTCCCGGGCGGTCAGCGGTGGTCTGGATGACGCTCTCGATGCTGACGGCATGTTTTGCCATCACGGTGGCTATCTGTGCGAGCACGCCGGGGCGGTCGCGCACCGTTGTGCGCAGGTAGTAGCGTCCGCCGATGTGATCGAGCGGGGAGATTTTCACCGGCGGATGAGCGGGGCGGTCGAGTTCGGACGCCGCGGTCCGGACTTCCTGATGACCCGGCTTTCGGCCGGTGTTCAGCAGCGAGACCGCGTCCGCAATGTCACTGATGACGGAACTCGCGGTGGCGTCCTGCCCGGCGCCGCGCCCGATGTAGGTGGTGGTGCCGACGACGTCCCCGACCACGGCGATTCCATTGAAGACGCCGTTGACATTCGCCAGCACGCGCTCGCGCGGAACAAGGGTGGGGTGCACGCGGACGAACAACTCGTTGTTCTCAAAGTCGCGGCTGATGATGCCGAGGAGCTTGATGCCGTAGCCAAGGGTGGCGGCGTGCTTCAGGTCCGCCTGGGTGATGTGCGTGATGCCTTCGACGATCATCTGGGGCGTCTTCACCCAGGTGCCGTGGGCGAGATACGCGAGGATGGATGCCTTGTGCGCGGTGTCCCAGCCCTCGACGTCGAGGGACTCATCGGCCTCCGCGTAGCCCAGGCGCTTCGCATCCGCAAGGATCTCGGGGTAGCCGGCCCCCTCGGTGGCCATGCGGGTGAGGATGTAGTTGCAGGTGCCGTTGAGGATTCCGCAGATCAGAGAGAAGCGGTTGGCGACGAGGCCCTCCCGGATGGCCTTGATGATGGGAATGCCGCCTGCGACCGACGCCTCAAAGAAGAAATGCCCGCCACCCTTTCTGGCTGCCGCAAAAATCGCCGCGCCGTGTTCGCAGAGAAGCGCCTTGTTGGCTGAAACCACGACCTTGCCGAGTTTCAGCGCGGCAAGGGTGATCTGGCGGGCCAGGGTGGTGCCGCCGATGAGTTCGCAGACAATGTCGATCGTCGGATCCGTCGCGATTTCCATCGGATCCGTCACGAGCCTCCCTGATGGTACGTTGACGCTGCGCGACTTTTTCAGATCGCGCACGGAGGCCTTGGCAAGCTCAAGGCGGACCCCGAGTCGCGCCTCTAGCGCGGAGCGGTTTGCCGAGAGGTGCTTCCAGACACCCTGGCCGACGGTGCCCAGTCCGCAGATGCCTATGCGAATAGTACGGGATGACATGAAAGGTTGTTGGTGGGAGTGGTCGGTGTGGATGCGGTTCAGCGGCTGGCGTCGCCGGAAGGCTTGCGCGAAAACCTCGATTCAGTGCCCTTGCAGAGTCGCACGACGTTCGAGCGGTGCCGGATGATGACAAAGGCTGCGACGGCGAGCGTCAGGGCGAGCACAAGAGCGGGCTCGTGCAGCGCAAGGGCGGCCACGGGAAGCGTGATGGCCGCGAGCATGGATGCCAGGGAGACGTAGCGCGTGGTGTAGAAGGTCGCCGCCCACACCGCCGCGCCGATCAGGAGGCCAACAGGAAAGAGGACGGCGAACCCGCCGACGGAGGTGGCGACACCCTTGCCGCCGCGCATGCGCGTCAGGAAGGAGAAGCTGTGTCCGATGAGCGCGCCCGCGAGCCCCGCAACCGCGGACTCAAGCGCGTACGGAGCAAACAGCGCGATCCCCAGCGCACGCCCTGCCGCCAGCGGCCAGCCCGCCGCCGCGGCGCCCTTGAGGGCGTCGAGAAGAAAGACGAGGTTTCCGGCTCTCCTGCCAAGAACCCGGCGCACATTGGTGGCGCCGGGGTTCTTGCTGCCGTGCTGAAAGATGTCGATTCCGTGCGACCGCGCCACCCAGTAGCCGAAGGCAAGGGAGCCCAGGCCATATCCGACAATACCTGCGATGAGCAGCGGCAGCAGCATGTATCAGTGTGTGGAGGAGAGTCTAGAGCTCCACGTACTTCGCCAGCGCGATGTTGGCGTTGCCCTTCAATTCCCTGCGGACCGCCTCGCTGGGCTCGCTGTCGAGATTGATCACGATCAGCGCGTTCTGCTTTGGAGCCTGGCGACTGAGAGACATGTTCGCGATATTGACGCCATCCTTGCCCAGGAGCGAACCAATGTAGCCGATCATGCCGGGCTGGTCCTTGTTTTCGATCATCAGCAGCTTGCCAGAGGCCTCCACCTCGACCTCACGGCCGTTGATGGCGACGATGCGGGGTTTGGCCGCCTTTGTGAACAAGGTGCCGGTCACGGAGCGGATGGTGCCGTCCGCGGCGACAGCCTCGACGCCGAGCAATTCAGTGTAGTCGATGTTCTCCGTGGATCTCAGCACATCGCACCGGATGCCCAGGCGCTCGAGCACCACGGGCGCATTGACGAAATTGACGTTGCTGCCGCTGATGCGGCGAAGGTAGCCGCGTTCGATCGCGCGCGTGATGGAGTTTGTGTCGAGATCCAGAACCCGGCCCCAGTAGGTGATGCGCAGGGTGGAGACCTGTGCGGGTGCGATCTGCTGCACCAGGGTGCCGAGTTTTGCGCCGAGGTCGAGGTACGGGCCGAGCACCTTGACGGCTGCGGCGTCGATGGACGGCATGTTGACGGCGTTGCGGATGATTCCGCCGCGCAGCACGTCGGCAATCTGCTCCGCGACCTCGATGCCGACGCTTTCCTGCGCCTCGGCGGTGGATGCTCCGAGATGCGGTGTCAGCACAACGTTGGGCATTTGGCGGAGTTCGCTGTCCTTGGCGAGGGGCTCGTCCTCAAAAACGTCCAGGCCCGCAGCAGCGACCTTGCCGGACTTGAGCGCTGCGATCAGCGCGCTTTCCTTGATGATGCCACCGCGGGCGCAATTGAAGATCCGCAGGCCCTTCTTCGCCTTTTCAAAGGCGGCCTCGTCGATCATGTAGTGCGTGTCGTCGGTCAGCGGCATGTGCACGGTGATGTAGTCCGACTGGGCCAGCAGTTCATCGAGAGTCGCCGGCTCCACCTGCATGGCCTTGGCGCGGCTGGGTGCCAGGTAGGGGTCGTAGGCGAGGACGCGCATGCCGAAGCCCTGGGCACGCTTGGCAACCTCACCTCCGATGCGGCCGAGCCCAACGATGCCGAGCGTCTTCTTGAAAAGTTCAATGCCGCTGAAGCTCTTGCGATCCCAT of the Opitutaceae bacterium genome contains:
- a CDS encoding phosphoglycerate dehydrogenase, which produces MKILVADKISPKGVAFLRQQQGFEVIEAYGSSPEKILELVKDVHAIAVRSETKITAAVLAAAPLLKVVGRAGVGVDNVDVEAATERGVIVMNTPSGNTVATAELTFTHLLCGARPVPQAAASMKAGQWDRKSFSGIELFKKTLGIVGLGRIGGEVAKRAQGFGMRVLAYDPYLAPSRAKAMQVEPATLDELLAQSDYITVHMPLTDDTHYMIDEAAFEKAKKGLRIFNCARGGIIKESALIAALKSGKVAAAGLDVFEDEPLAKDSELRQMPNVVLTPHLGASTAEAQESVGIEVAEQIADVLRGGIIRNAVNMPSIDAAAVKVLGPYLDLGAKLGTLVQQIAPAQVSTLRITYWGRVLDLDTNSITRAIERGYLRRISGSNVNFVNAPVVLERLGIRCDVLRSTENIDYTELLGVEAVAADGTIRSVTGTLFTKAAKPRIVAINGREVEVEASGKLLMIENKDQPGMIGYIGSLLGKDGVNIANMSLSRQAPKQNALIVINLDSEPSEAVRRELKGNANIALAKYVEL
- a CDS encoding aspartate kinase, giving the protein MARIVQKYGGTSVGDVERIKKVAERVKASRDEGNQLVVVVSARAGVTNELIARAKALTPVPADRELDQLLAVGEQETIALTAIALHGVGVDAVSYTGAQAGIFTDKVHTKAKIRTINPQSVEKDLKAGRVVIVAGFQGINDDGQVTTLGRGGSDLTAIALAAALKADKCEIYTDVDGVYTADPRVVKTARKLDEISYDEMLELASSGSKVMQSRSVEFAKKYGVVFEVRSSFNHNPGTIVKEEVAYMERVVVRGVAVDKDQAKVVVSNILDKPGSAARVFRALSDASVLVDMIVQNIGRQGVANLTFTVPRTDTQKAQRALEPILASIGGGTVTILDNIAKLSVVGVGMRTHSGVAATLFQSLADAGINIELISTSEIKISVVIDQSRADDAARVAHTAFGLDKA
- a CDS encoding D-tyrosyl-tRNA(Tyr) deacylase, which encodes MRAVVQRVSSARVCVDGRTVGEIPGTGLLILLGVGPRDTEADGDWLARKIASLRVFSDPAGQMNLSVVDVDGGLLVVSQFTLFASTRKGTRPSFNNAASPDLGRRLYDRFIEQLSGAAGRPVARGEFGAHMDVSLVNDGPVTLWIDTERKD
- the plsY gene encoding glycerol-3-phosphate 1-O-acyltransferase PlsY, which translates into the protein MLLPLLIAGIVGYGLGSLAFGYWVARSHGIDIFQHGSKNPGATNVRRVLGRRAGNLVFLLDALKGAAAAGWPLAAGRALGIALFAPYALESAVAGLAGALIGHSFSFLTRMRGGKGVATSVGGFAVLFPVGLLIGAAVWAATFYTTRYVSLASMLAAITLPVAALALHEPALVLALTLAVAAFVIIRHRSNVVRLCKGTESRFSRKPSGDASR
- a CDS encoding DUF1211 domain-containing protein produces the protein MGKNRLEAFSDGVIAIIITIMVLELKVPHGESLETLKPLVPAFMSYVLSFVYVGIYWNNHHHMLHLCNRVTGGILWSNMHLLFWLSLFPFVTGWMGENHFHALPSALYGCVLLAAAIAYWILQQAIIRAQGMASPLRTAVGRDWKGKLSPILYFSAILLSLVRPWMAQTLYVVVALIWLVPDRRIERTMKAETE
- a CDS encoding threonine synthase encodes the protein MRYLSTRGQTPRLGFSDAVATGLAPDGGLFLPETLPQFTAENLKEWARLDYASLCFEFLRHFATDIPEATLRSLVGRSYSGFSHADIAPLVRLNENLFVLELFHGPTLAFKDFALQLLGNLYEQQCRDRGQSINVLGATSGDTGSAAIHGLLGKPGTAIFILYPEGRTSPLQERQMACTGAANVHAIAIKGTFDDAQSIVKELLGDQEFRMRHRLSAVNSINLARILAQCVYYLYAWLRLPARAQAEAEFVVPTGNFGNVLAGWMLQKMGVPLRGFRVATNQNDILYQLFTTGDYHVTDVRPSLAPSMDIQVSSNFERFLYFQVGRDPARVREIMREFKNTGRHRFDNFDRDTFTASRCTDAEIAGIVSDVYRKFNYIVDPHTACGFKDLAADRPSVVLSTASPAKFPETIRAAIGIEPTHPSLEELKSRPLVRTLLQADAGKVRELIDRHAV
- a CDS encoding homoserine dehydrogenase — its product is MSSRTIRIGICGLGTVGQGVWKHLSANRSALEARLGVRLELAKASVRDLKKSRSVNVPSGRLVTDPMEIATDPTIDIVCELIGGTTLARQITLAALKLGKVVVSANKALLCEHGAAIFAAARKGGGHFFFEASVAGGIPIIKAIREGLVANRFSLICGILNGTCNYILTRMATEGAGYPEILADAKRLGYAEADESLDVEGWDTAHKASILAYLAHGTWVKTPQMIVEGITHITQADLKHAATLGYGIKLLGIISRDFENNELFVRVHPTLVPRERVLANVNGVFNGIAVVGDVVGTTTYIGRGAGQDATASSVISDIADAVSLLNTGRKPGHQEVRTAASELDRPAHPPVKISPLDHIGGRYYLRTTVRDRPGVLAQIATVMAKHAVSIESVIQTTADRPGAASLILTTHESNEKAMRSTLAAIARLKSVLEKPLLLRIGDFSE